The following proteins come from a genomic window of Panicum hallii strain FIL2 chromosome 8, PHallii_v3.1, whole genome shotgun sequence:
- the LOC112902435 gene encoding agmatine coumaroyltransferase-2-like: protein MRITVQSSKAVKPAYGRGCNGDHRSSGAFSFATADFVPLTVLDKVAVDAYISRIYFFRPPAPSNSVVEAGLAKALAEYREWAGRLGVDACGNRGILLNDAGVRFVEAAAGVALDAVLPWEPTPEALSLHPSGDGAEELMLLQFTRFACGSFAVGVTVQHLVSDGPAGRNFVIAWGQATRGAAVDPVPVHDRVSFFLPRDPPRVEFEHRGAEFKPGHDEKEAAGTASSGDGDRRVVVHRVHFSREMISELKSRASPPPAAGTSRSRPYSRLQCVVAHLWQCITAARDVGRGETTELRVGVNGRARMRRPRVPEGYTGNVVLWARPAATAGELAAMPLQRVAELVRREVARVDDGYFRSFVDFASSGVVEREALVPTTDPAVTVLSPHVFVYSVLQSPFREVDFGGGELFFFMPGYLEVEGLVIVVPSLCHDGSIDAYVSLFSHTLETFKTCCYSLETAKARL, encoded by the coding sequence ATGAGAATCACCGTGCAGTCGTCCAAGGCCGTGAAGCCCGCCTATGGCCGCGGCTGCAACGGCGACCACCGCAGCAGCGGCGCCTTTTCGTTCGCCACCGCCGACTTCGTCCCACTCACCGTGCTGGACAAGGTCGCCGTCGACGCCTACATCTCCCGCATATACTTcttccggccgccggccccgtCCAACTCCGTCGTCGAGGCGGGGCTAGCCAAGGCGCTGGCCGAGTACCGCGAGTGGGCCGGCCGGCTCGGCGTGGACGCCTGCGGCAACCGGGGGATACTCCTCAACGACGCCGGCGTGCGGTTcgtcgaggcggcggcgggagtcGCCCTCGACGCGGTCTTGCCATGGGAGCCGACGCCAGAGGCACTAAGCCTGCACCCGAGTGGCGACGGCGCCGAGGAGCTGATGCTGCTCCAGTTCACGCGGTTCGCATGCGGCTCCTTCGCCGTCGGCGTCACCGTGCAGCACCTCGTCAGCGACGGCCCGGCGGGGCGCAACTTCGTGATCGCCTGGGGCCAGGCCACCCGTGGCGCCGCCGTCGACCCCGTCCCGGTGCACGACCGTGTGTCCTTCTTCCTGCCTCGGGACCCGCCCCGGGTCGAGTTCGAGCACCGGGGCGCCGAGTTCAAGCCTGGTCATGATGAGAAGGAGGCGGCAGGCACCGCtagctccggcgacggcgaccgtCGGGTGGTGGTGCACAGGGTTCACTTCAGCCGCGAGATGATCTCGGAGCTCAAGTCAcgggcgtcgccgccgccggccgccggcaccTCCCGGTCACGGCCGTACAGCAGGCTGCAGTGCGTGGTGGCGCACCTGTGGCAGTGCATCACGGCGGCGCGCGATGTCGGCAGGGGCGAGACCACCGAGCTGCGCGTCGGCGTGAACGGGCGCGCGCGGATGCGCCGCCCGCGGGTGCCCGAGGGGTACACCGGAAACGTCGTGCTCTGGGCTcggccggccgccaccgcgGGCGAGCTGGCGGCCATGCCGCTGCAGCGCGTCGCGGAGCTCGTGCGCCGGGAGGTCGCACGGGTCGACGACGGCTACTTCCGGTCGTTCGTGGACTTCGCGAGCTCCGGCGTGGTGGAGCGGGAGGCGCTGGTGCCGACGACCGATCCGGCGGTGACGGTGCTGAGCCCGCACGTTTTCGTCTACAGCGTGCTGCAGTCCCCGTTCCGCGAGGTCGacttcggcggcggcgagctgttcTTCTTCATGCCCGGTTACTTGGAGGTGGAGGGCCTCGTGATCGTCGTGCCGTCGCTCTGCCACGACGGGAGCATCGACGCCTACGTGTCTCTCTTCAGCCACACCTTGGAAACCTTCAAGACCTGCTGCTATTCACTGGAGACAGCAAAGGCCCGACTTTAA
- the LOC112903118 gene encoding uncharacterized protein LOC112903118: MAATNPSYYQSGVCQEIMQKEHLFHLYMFQQLEGTPDANQKVVVNPGLPMMFGVVAASDWVIRDGLATDSNLVARARGMHLGSGKAEQNWLMCCSISFTDTRFKGSSLKVLGDFAVGGDGYGLDGEWAIVGGTGEFARANGVVRAKEIGDWRRNNGRTWELHISAFCPCISKVTKMGPWGGNGGTACDIPEPPRSLQAVTIRSGEVINSIAFSYTDRTGQNRTAGPWGGDGALTATITLAPSETIKQVLGTTGTVGGVTVVTSLTLVSNIRTYGPFGRANGSAFSSQVPDNKTVVGFHARAGAAVDAIGVYVA, translated from the exons ATGGCCGCCACAAATCCTTCCTACTACCAGAGTGGTGTTTGCCAAGAGATTATGCAGAAAGAGCATCTCTTCCACTTATACATGTTCCAGCAGCTAGAAGGAACACCAGATGCTAACCAAAAAGTTGTAGTGAATCCAGGTCTTCCTATGATGTTTGGTGTGGTCGCTGCTAGTGACTGGGTCATACGTGATGGTCTCGCCACCGATTCAAACCTTGTTGCACGTGCCCGAGGCATGCATCTCGGTTCTGGTAAAGCTGAGCAGAACTGGTTAATGTGTTGCAGCATATCGTTCACTGACACCAG GTTTAAGGGGTCTAGCCTTAAGGTGCTTGGAGATTTTGCTGTCGGCGGAGATGGTTATGGCCTAGATGGTGAATGGGCAATCGTAGGTGGGACTGGAGAGTTTGCCCGTGCAAATGGTGTTGTCCGCGCCAAAGAAATCGGAGATTGGCGTCGCAATAACGGGCGTACCTGGGAGCTTCATATCAGTGCTTTTTGTCCGTGCATCTCCAAAGTG ACAAAGATGGGACCTTGGGGTGGGAATGGTGGAACAGCTTGTGACATCCCAGAGCCACCTCGCTCTCTTCAAGCTGTGACAATTAGATCTGGTGAGGTGATTAACTCAATTGCGTTCTCCTACACTGACCGTACTGGTCAGAACAGAACTGCTGGACCATGGGGTGGTGATGGTGCACTTACTGCGACG ATCACGCTTGCTCCATCTGAGACTATAAAGCAAGTTCTTGGAACAACTGGTACTGTTGGTGGAGTTACCGTTGTTACGTCACTTACTTTGGTCAGCAACATCAGGACATATGGGCCTTTTGGAAGAGCAAATGGTTCTGCATTCAGTAGCCAGGTTCCGGACAACAAAACCGTGGTAGGATTCCATGCACGTGCTGGGGCAGCGGTTGATGCAATTGGTGTTTACGTCGCCTAA